The Vibrio tasmaniensis genome includes a region encoding these proteins:
- a CDS encoding YjiG family protein — translation MSEVKAKKPMVTDIFVEGAKKGWVIATTSTVPNVLMAFVIIKALQITGALDLMGSVFAPIMAVFGLPGEAAAVLIGAWMSMGGAVGVVITLFDQGILNGNHIAILAPAIYLMGSQVQYMGRIMGPIGTEGRYIPVMIAISVLNAFGAMFLMNIIL, via the coding sequence ATGAGCGAAGTTAAAGCAAAGAAACCAATGGTTACTGATATTTTCGTTGAAGGTGCTAAGAAAGGCTGGGTGATTGCCACAACCTCTACAGTACCTAATGTTCTGATGGCGTTTGTGATTATTAAGGCGTTGCAGATTACGGGCGCGCTGGATCTGATGGGTAGTGTGTTTGCACCTATCATGGCGGTATTTGGTTTACCGGGCGAAGCGGCAGCAGTATTGATTGGCGCGTGGATGTCGATGGGTGGTGCAGTCGGTGTGGTTATCACGCTATTTGACCAAGGCATTCTGAACGGCAACCATATTGCTATTTTGGCGCCAGCTATCTACTTGATGGGTTCTCAGGTGCAATATATGGGACGCATCATGGGACCAATTGGTACTGAAGGTCGTTATATCCCTGTGATGATCGCGATTTCAGTATTGAATGCGTTTGGTGCTATGTTTTTGATGAACATTATTTTGTAA
- a CDS encoding nucleoside recognition domain-containing protein, giving the protein MTNQTKTDRKVTIGSYIALAFAIVFFSGLMQSNEWYGVLDFTTLNGSFGKVAYDVSESADGIQAATTSLRGKGGSGARDGFIFALTLIPTVMFALGMINVLEHYGALDAARKLLTPLLRPLMGIPGNSGLALIASLQSTDAGAAMTRQLKDEGHLTKRETDVFTMFQFTAGAAIVNFFSSGAVLFTLTAMDGSLAVTSSIGLAVAVMFIFKFVGANLFRLYLNITEGKEDKTKSDKEQKLEEEVA; this is encoded by the coding sequence ATGACTAATCAAACCAAAACCGATCGTAAAGTCACGATCGGCAGCTATATCGCACTCGCGTTCGCGATTGTGTTCTTTTCAGGCTTAATGCAGTCCAATGAATGGTATGGAGTGCTCGATTTTACGACGCTTAACGGTTCATTCGGTAAGGTTGCTTACGATGTGAGTGAGTCGGCCGATGGTATTCAAGCCGCTACCACGTCATTGCGTGGTAAAGGCGGCAGTGGTGCTCGCGACGGTTTCATTTTTGCTTTGACACTTATTCCGACCGTGATGTTTGCACTGGGTATGATCAACGTACTTGAGCACTACGGCGCACTGGATGCGGCTCGTAAACTACTGACACCTCTGCTTCGTCCTTTGATGGGCATTCCAGGTAACTCAGGCTTGGCACTGATTGCTTCTCTGCAAAGTACCGATGCTGGTGCAGCGATGACACGTCAGCTCAAAGATGAAGGGCACCTCACTAAGCGTGAAACCGATGTGTTTACGATGTTTCAATTCACTGCGGGTGCGGCAATCGTTAACTTTTTCTCTTCAGGCGCAGTGCTGTTTACTCTGACAGCGATGGATGGTTCTTTGGCAGTGACATCGTCAATTGGTTTGGCTGTTGCGGTGATGTTTATCTTCAAGTTTGTTGGTGCGAACTTATTCCGCCTCTACCTCAACATTACTGAAGGTAAAGAAGACAAAACAAAATCAGACAAAGAACAAAAACTGGAAGAGGAAGTAGCATAA